Proteins encoded within one genomic window of Halorussus salilacus:
- a CDS encoding plastocyanin/azurin family copper-binding protein, whose translation MGGHDDAEPTGNETRRTFLRAMGAASAVAGVGGLAGAQETTEEGEETTTEEDTTTEGDETATTETEEATDGDATTVALGGRTSGWYGLAPAAITGEENPTLALRDGERYRVVWMNLDGEQHELRLEDEDGEALERTDSASEVGETREVVFEASESLAAYRCEYHPEQMVGDVELGEGFETTEETETPTEDGETETETEGDGEVVDVAVGPDGQYLRFVPEEVEISVGDTVRWTAESEGHNVSAKPDADPKVEIPDDAEPFSTYEGSRSFMVMEVGETFEHTFTVPGTYVYVCTPHADQGMVGTVVVTE comes from the coding sequence ATGGGGGGACACGACGACGCGGAACCGACGGGAAACGAGACGCGAAGAACGTTTCTGCGGGCGATGGGAGCGGCGAGTGCCGTCGCAGGAGTCGGTGGGCTCGCTGGCGCGCAGGAGACCACCGAAGAGGGCGAGGAGACGACGACAGAGGAGGACACGACGACCGAGGGAGACGAAACGGCCACGACCGAGACCGAGGAAGCGACGGACGGCGACGCGACGACCGTCGCTCTCGGCGGTCGAACCTCGGGCTGGTATGGACTCGCGCCCGCGGCGATAACTGGCGAGGAGAACCCGACGCTCGCGCTCCGGGATGGCGAGCGGTATCGAGTGGTCTGGATGAACCTCGACGGCGAGCAACACGAACTTCGCCTCGAAGACGAGGACGGCGAGGCCCTCGAACGGACCGACAGCGCCAGCGAGGTCGGCGAGACCCGCGAGGTCGTCTTCGAGGCGAGCGAGTCGCTGGCGGCCTACCGATGCGAGTACCATCCCGAGCAGATGGTCGGGGACGTCGAACTCGGCGAGGGGTTCGAGACGACGGAGGAGACCGAGACGCCGACGGAGGACGGTGAGACGGAGACCGAAACAGAGGGAGACGGCGAGGTCGTGGACGTCGCAGTGGGCCCGGACGGGCAGTACCTCCGATTCGTCCCGGAGGAGGTCGAGATATCGGTCGGCGACACGGTCCGGTGGACCGCCGAGAGCGAAGGTCACAACGTCAGCGCCAAGCCCGACGCCGACCCGAAAGTAGAGATACCGGACGACGCCGAACCGTTCTCCACCTACGAGGGCAGTCGGTCGTTCATGGTCATGGAGGTCGGCGAGACGTTCGAGCACACCTTCACGGTCCCCGGAACGTACGTCTACGTCTGTACGCCCCACGCCGACCAAGGGATGGTCGGGACCGTCGTCGTCACCGAATAG
- a CDS encoding EthD family reductase — MAVKLVDLLVRKDGLTHEEFVEYWTGDHADLAEQLPGLRKYVTSVPKDPEKAGYDGLLELYFDDTAAIGEAFESEIGQEVQADAANFVDMDEGPTLVVDETVQLDDLDG, encoded by the coding sequence ATGGCAGTCAAACTGGTCGACCTGCTCGTCCGCAAGGACGGCCTGACCCACGAGGAGTTCGTCGAGTACTGGACGGGCGACCACGCCGACCTCGCCGAGCAGTTGCCCGGTCTCCGGAAGTACGTCACCTCGGTTCCGAAGGACCCCGAGAAGGCGGGCTACGACGGCCTGCTCGAACTCTACTTCGACGACACCGCCGCCATCGGCGAGGCGTTCGAGTCCGAAATCGGCCAAGAGGTTCAGGCCGACGCCGCGAACTTCGTGGACATGGACGAGGGGCCGACCCTCGTCGTCGACGAGACGGTCCAGTTGGACGACCTCGACGGGTAG
- a CDS encoding HEWD family protein, whose translation MTELEPPTRRECQRCGRREAWDDDATNWTIRDDAQTGEPFCIHEWDITGTYRPIRG comes from the coding sequence ATGACCGAACTGGAACCGCCGACGAGGCGCGAGTGTCAGCGATGCGGTCGCCGAGAGGCGTGGGACGACGACGCGACGAACTGGACGATACGCGACGACGCGCAGACTGGCGAGCCGTTCTGTATCCACGAGTGGGACATCACCGGGACGTACCGTCCGATTCGGGGGTGA
- a CDS encoding ribonuclease J, whose translation MEIEIATIGGYEEVGRQCTAVRAGDDVVIFDMGLNLSKVLLHDNVETEKLHSLDLIDMGAIPDDRVMSDLEGDVQAIVPTHGHLDHIGAISKLAHRYNAPVVASPFTIELVKQQIQGEQKFGVENDLVKMEAGETMSIGDSGQVELEFVNVTHSIIDAINPVLHTPEGAIVYGLDKRMDHTPVIGDPIDMKRFREIGREGEGVLCYIEDCTNAGRKGRTPSEAVARRHLQDVMTSVEDYDGGIVATTFSSHIARVKSLVEFAKDIGREPVLLGRSMEKYSGTAERLDFVDFPEDMGMFGHRKSVDRTFKRIMKEGKEDYLPIVTGHQGEPRAMLTRMGRGETPYELDDGDKVIFSARVIPEPTNEGQRYQSERLLKMQGARIYDDVHVSGHLREEGHYTMLDALQPQHVIPAHQDMKGFSPYVSLCENQGYKLGRDVHVTSNGNLIQLVE comes from the coding sequence ATGGAAATAGAAATTGCAACCATCGGCGGTTACGAAGAAGTCGGACGGCAGTGTACTGCCGTGCGCGCGGGCGACGACGTGGTCATATTCGACATGGGGCTGAACCTCTCGAAGGTCCTCCTCCACGACAACGTCGAGACCGAGAAACTGCACAGCCTCGACCTCATCGACATGGGCGCGATTCCGGACGACCGCGTCATGAGCGACCTCGAAGGCGACGTGCAGGCCATCGTGCCCACGCACGGCCACCTCGACCACATCGGGGCCATCTCGAAGCTGGCCCACCGGTACAACGCGCCGGTCGTCGCCTCGCCGTTCACCATCGAACTGGTGAAACAACAGATTCAGGGCGAGCAGAAGTTCGGCGTCGAGAACGACCTCGTGAAGATGGAGGCTGGCGAGACGATGTCCATCGGCGACTCCGGGCAGGTCGAACTGGAGTTCGTCAACGTGACCCACTCCATCATCGACGCCATCAACCCGGTGCTCCACACGCCCGAGGGGGCCATCGTCTACGGTCTCGACAAGCGGATGGACCACACGCCGGTCATCGGCGACCCCATCGACATGAAGCGGTTCCGCGAGATCGGCCGCGAGGGCGAGGGCGTCCTCTGCTACATCGAGGACTGCACCAACGCGGGCCGGAAGGGCCGCACCCCGAGCGAGGCGGTGGCCCGCCGCCACCTCCAAGACGTGATGACCTCGGTCGAGGACTACGACGGCGGCATCGTGGCGACGACGTTCTCCAGCCACATCGCCCGCGTCAAGAGCCTCGTGGAGTTCGCCAAGGACATCGGGCGCGAACCCGTCCTGCTCGGACGGTCGATGGAGAAGTACTCGGGCACCGCCGAGCGACTCGACTTCGTCGACTTCCCCGAGGACATGGGGATGTTCGGCCACCGCAAGTCCGTGGACCGCACCTTCAAGCGCATCATGAAGGAGGGCAAGGAGGACTACCTCCCCATCGTCACCGGCCACCAGGGCGAACCGCGCGCGATGCTCACCCGGATGGGTCGGGGCGAGACGCCCTACGAACTGGACGACGGCGACAAGGTCATCTTCTCGGCCCGCGTGATTCCGGAGCCGACCAACGAGGGCCAGCGCTACCAGTCCGAGCGCCTCCTGAAGATGCAGGGCGCGCGCATCTACGACGACGTCCACGTCTCGGGCCACCTCCGCGAGGAGGGCCACTACACGATGCTGGACGCGCTCCAGCCCCAGCACGTCATCCCCGCCCACCAGGACATGAAGGGGTTCTCGCCCTACGTGAGCCTGTGCGAGAACCAGGGGTACAAGCTCGGTCGAGACGTGCACGTCACGAGCAACGGCAACCTCATCCAACTCGTCGAATAA
- the idsA3 gene encoding geranylfarnesyl diphosphate synthase has protein sequence MTDASAETLEERVMGAVEQRREVVNDAIVEDLPVDEPERLYEAARYLLDAGGKRLRPTVLLLVAEALADADADPETTDYRAFPGLAGNDVDVMAAAVAIEVIQSFTLIHDDIMDDDDLRRGVPAVHREYDTSTAILAGDTLYSKAFEILLDADAPADRLVGATDVLATTCTNVCEGQALDIAFEGRDDVLPEEYLDMIEHKTAVLYGASATIPAILLGADDETVEQLYRYGIDVGRAFQIQDDVLDLTVPSEKLGKQRGSDLVENKQTIITLHARERGVDVDSLVETDDVEAVTEAEIDEAVAALADAGSIDYASEKARELVERGKARLEVLPDNEARDLLEGIADYLIEREY, from the coding sequence ATGACAGACGCGAGCGCCGAGACGCTGGAAGAGCGGGTGATGGGAGCGGTCGAACAGCGACGCGAGGTCGTCAACGACGCCATCGTCGAGGACCTCCCCGTCGACGAGCCCGAACGGCTCTACGAGGCCGCGCGGTACCTGCTCGACGCGGGCGGCAAGCGCCTGCGGCCGACCGTGCTGTTGCTCGTTGCCGAGGCGCTCGCGGACGCCGACGCCGACCCCGAGACGACCGACTACCGGGCGTTCCCCGGGCTCGCGGGCAACGACGTCGACGTGATGGCCGCCGCCGTCGCCATCGAGGTCATCCAGTCGTTCACGCTCATCCACGACGACATCATGGACGACGACGACCTCCGGCGGGGGGTCCCGGCGGTCCACCGCGAGTACGACACCTCGACCGCGATTCTGGCGGGCGACACCCTCTACTCCAAGGCGTTCGAGATACTGCTCGACGCCGACGCGCCCGCCGACCGCCTCGTCGGCGCGACCGACGTGCTGGCGACGACCTGCACCAACGTCTGCGAGGGGCAGGCCCTCGACATCGCGTTCGAGGGGCGCGACGACGTGCTCCCCGAGGAGTACCTCGACATGATCGAGCACAAGACCGCCGTGCTGTACGGCGCGTCGGCGACCATCCCGGCCATCCTGCTCGGTGCCGACGACGAGACCGTCGAGCAGCTCTACCGGTACGGCATCGACGTGGGCCGGGCGTTCCAGATTCAGGACGACGTGCTCGACCTCACCGTTCCGAGCGAGAAACTCGGCAAACAGCGCGGGAGCGACCTCGTCGAGAACAAACAGACCATCATCACCCTCCACGCCCGCGAGCGGGGCGTGGACGTGGACTCGCTGGTCGAGACCGACGACGTCGAGGCGGTGACCGAGGCCGAGATCGACGAGGCGGTCGCGGCGCTCGCAGACGCGGGAAGCATCGATTACGCCTCCGAGAAGGCCCGAGAACTGGTCGAGCGAGGGAAGGCGCGTCTCGAAGTCCTGCCCGACAACGAGGCGCGCGACCTGCTCGAAGGTATCGCAGACTACCTCATCGAGCGCGAGTACTGA
- a CDS encoding DUF7344 domain-containing protein — MSNDPVRSATDEHALRSGRAVTTPSFDTLFALLAEKRRRYALYALMGTDDGFAEVETLADEVAMWEARADDVPITESLREEIAEELREDHLPTIASADVVDYDARSEVVRYWRQPTLEEYLEHTHYKEFTDE; from the coding sequence ATGAGCAACGACCCGGTACGTTCGGCGACTGACGAACACGCCCTCCGGAGCGGACGCGCAGTCACGACACCCTCGTTCGACACCCTGTTCGCCCTCCTCGCGGAGAAACGTCGTCGGTACGCACTCTACGCCCTGATGGGTACCGACGACGGATTCGCAGAAGTCGAGACGCTCGCAGACGAGGTTGCGATGTGGGAGGCCCGCGCCGACGACGTGCCCATCACGGAGTCCCTCCGCGAAGAGATCGCCGAGGAACTCCGCGAGGACCACCTCCCCACCATCGCCAGTGCCGACGTGGTGGACTACGACGCCCGGAGCGAGGTAGTCCGCTACTGGCGACAGCCCACGCTCGAAGAGTACCTCGAACACACCCACTACAAGGAGTTCACCGACGAGTAG
- a CDS encoding bacterio-opsin activator domain-containing protein, translated as MTPNRDATAVRLVYVDAEEPPASLASHGVAVTSVGSVAAARERLADCGDVDCVVTEYDLPDGDGIDLLETIRDDHPNLPVVLFTDSGSEAVASEALGKGVTDYLPKDAGGESLRKRVGRAVAATSVEADSGLTGDRMRELTNAFPDVAFIIDEDGRYLELLSGPTTADLETVERERLVGQTLYDAFEESMADRFLEHIRTTLSTGGVETIEYRVDTDAGERWFEGRTAPLGSDIDGRDAVVWVARDVTDRRENERRLTARGDELETLNRINDLIHGILDSLVESGTREEVERTVCEGLADSEFYQFAWIGGPWVKDERMDPSVIAGADREGVERLVEATSARSEGGNSFTRVVQAGESVVVPDVSTDARLSEHERECMLDLEMSSAVLLPLTYGNTNYGVLGISGACSRPFGDREQSALEALAEVVAFAINAVKNRNLLFADTAIELEFRVRDADSALARTAAELECRFVLEGFVEVSEDRLLEYVAVEDASASAIRDALSGVDASGVEEFRVVTDDADECLLEILCSHTGVTRLVKAGTVVKSGTIDGGDIEYVTEAPSDANVRSVVDSLRLTFPDAKLVSKQEVGRPVHTAKEFRQTLNRELTEKQQTALQTAYFAGYYEYPRESTAEEVADSLGVSSPTLHQHLRAAQRKLVGTFLD; from the coding sequence GTGACTCCCAATCGAGACGCGACGGCCGTCCGGCTCGTCTACGTCGACGCCGAGGAACCGCCCGCGTCGCTGGCTTCACACGGCGTCGCGGTCACCAGCGTCGGTTCCGTCGCCGCCGCGCGGGAGCGACTCGCCGACTGCGGCGACGTCGACTGCGTGGTCACCGAGTACGACCTGCCCGACGGCGACGGCATCGACCTGCTCGAAACCATCCGCGACGACCACCCCAATCTGCCGGTGGTCCTGTTCACCGACTCGGGGAGCGAAGCGGTCGCCAGCGAGGCCCTCGGGAAGGGCGTGACCGACTACCTCCCCAAGGACGCGGGCGGCGAGTCGCTCCGCAAGCGGGTCGGGCGCGCGGTCGCCGCCACCAGCGTCGAGGCCGACTCGGGACTGACCGGCGACCGCATGCGCGAGCTGACCAACGCCTTCCCCGACGTCGCCTTCATCATCGACGAGGACGGCCGGTACCTCGAACTGCTCTCGGGGCCGACCACCGCCGACCTCGAAACGGTCGAGCGCGAGCGACTCGTGGGCCAGACCCTCTACGACGCGTTCGAGGAGTCGATGGCCGACCGGTTCCTCGAACACATCCGCACGACGCTGTCGACCGGCGGGGTCGAGACCATCGAGTACCGGGTCGACACCGACGCGGGCGAACGCTGGTTCGAGGGTCGGACCGCGCCGCTCGGGAGCGACATCGACGGTCGCGATGCGGTCGTCTGGGTCGCCCGCGACGTGACCGACCGCCGGGAGAACGAGCGACGACTGACCGCCCGCGGGGACGAACTGGAGACGCTCAACCGCATCAACGACCTGATCCACGGCATCCTCGACTCGCTGGTCGAGTCGGGGACCCGAGAGGAGGTCGAGCGCACCGTCTGTGAGGGGTTGGCCGACTCGGAGTTCTACCAGTTCGCGTGGATCGGCGGGCCGTGGGTCAAAGACGAGCGCATGGACCCGAGCGTCATCGCGGGAGCCGACCGCGAGGGCGTCGAGCGACTCGTCGAGGCCACTAGCGCCCGGTCGGAGGGGGGAAACTCCTTCACGCGCGTCGTGCAGGCGGGCGAATCGGTCGTCGTCCCGGACGTGTCGACCGACGCCCGACTCTCCGAGCACGAGCGCGAGTGCATGCTGGACCTTGAGATGTCCTCGGCGGTCCTCCTGCCGCTGACCTACGGCAACACCAACTACGGCGTCCTCGGGATCAGCGGCGCGTGCTCGCGACCGTTCGGCGACCGGGAGCAGAGCGCGCTCGAAGCCCTCGCGGAGGTGGTCGCGTTCGCTATCAACGCGGTCAAGAACCGGAACCTGCTGTTCGCCGACACCGCCATCGAGCTGGAGTTCCGGGTTCGAGACGCCGACTCCGCGCTCGCCCGAACGGCAGCGGAACTGGAGTGTCGGTTCGTCCTCGAAGGGTTCGTGGAGGTCTCCGAGGACCGCCTGCTCGAATACGTGGCGGTCGAGGACGCGTCGGCGTCTGCGATTCGGGACGCGCTGAGCGGCGTCGACGCGAGCGGCGTCGAGGAGTTCCGCGTCGTCACCGACGACGCCGACGAGTGCCTGCTCGAAATCCTCTGTTCGCACACGGGAGTCACCCGGCTCGTCAAGGCTGGCACCGTGGTCAAGTCGGGGACCATCGATGGCGGCGACATCGAGTACGTCACCGAAGCGCCCTCGGACGCGAACGTCAGGTCGGTCGTCGACAGCCTCCGATTGACGTTCCCCGACGCGAAGCTCGTGAGCAAGCAGGAGGTCGGTCGCCCGGTCCACACCGCCAAGGAGTTCCGACAGACCCTGAACCGGGAGCTCACCGAGAAACAGCAGACTGCGCTCCAGACCGCGTACTTCGCGGGCTACTACGAGTACCCCCGAGAGAGCACCGCCGAGGAGGTCGCCGACTCGCTCGGCGTCTCGTCGCCCACCCTCCACCAGCACCTCCGGGCGGCCCAGCGCAAGCTGGTCGGGACGTTCCTCGATTGA